One window from the genome of Paracoccus zhejiangensis encodes:
- the betI gene encoding transcriptional regulator BetI encodes MPKLGAEPIRKAALINAAIAAVGRAGSLDVTVAQIAREAGMSSALAHHYFGSKDQMFLAAMRHVLNGYRDSVRDRLPGGAPRKRLDAIIAASFDEPNFHQEVISAWLNFYALSRVNDQAARLLTVYHRRLRSNLLVALRPLTDRPERVADTLAALIDGVYLRAALGRGPANGAAAIRMIDDYLNETLK; translated from the coding sequence ATGCCCAAGCTCGGGGCCGAGCCTATCCGAAAAGCCGCGCTGATCAACGCGGCAATTGCTGCCGTCGGGCGGGCGGGCAGCCTTGATGTGACGGTGGCCCAGATAGCCCGCGAGGCGGGCATGTCCTCGGCGCTGGCGCATCATTATTTCGGCTCGAAGGACCAGATGTTCCTCGCTGCGATGCGCCATGTGCTGAACGGATACCGCGATTCGGTGCGTGATCGTCTGCCGGGTGGCGCCCCGCGCAAGCGGCTGGACGCGATCATCGCCGCCAGTTTCGACGAGCCGAACTTCCATCAGGAGGTGATCAGCGCCTGGCTGAATTTCTACGCGCTTTCACGGGTGAACGATCAGGCCGCGCGGCTGCTGACGGTCTATCACCGCCGGCTGCGCTCGAACCTGCTGGTGGCGCTGCGGCCACTGACCGACCGGCCCGAGCGGGTGGCCGACACGCTGGCGGCGCTGATCGACGGGGTTTACCTGCGCGCCGCCCTTGGCCGTGGCCCCGCCAATGGCGCGGCGGCGATCCGCATGATTGACGATTATCTGAACGAGACCCTGAAATGA
- the choX gene encoding choline ABC transporter substrate-binding protein, whose protein sequence is MTLTRIIAAALAATALAGPALSQEAEDCKSIVFSDVGWTDITATTAVATTILQALGYDTEIKVLSVPVTYTALSTDDVDVFLGNWMPTMEADIAPYRDAGTVDTVRTNLTGAKYTLATNKAGKDLGIDSFEKIAEHKDALDGKIYGIEPGNDGNRLLLDMVAGDKFGLGTFEVVESSEQGMLAQVTRADQASEPIVFLGWEPHPMNAAHELTYLEGGDEVFGPNLGGAEVATNTRAGYVAACPNVGKFLQNLEFTLALENEVMGKILNDGADPADAAKEWLTANPDAATPWLDGVTTFDGGDAKAALTEALAG, encoded by the coding sequence ATGACACTCACCCGCATCATCGCCGCCGCACTGGCCGCCACCGCACTGGCCGGCCCGGCGCTGTCGCAGGAAGCCGAGGACTGCAAATCCATCGTCTTCTCGGATGTCGGCTGGACCGACATCACCGCCACCACGGCGGTGGCGACGACGATCCTGCAGGCGCTCGGCTATGACACCGAGATCAAGGTCCTGTCGGTGCCGGTGACCTACACAGCGCTGTCGACGGATGATGTGGACGTGTTCCTTGGCAACTGGATGCCGACGATGGAGGCCGACATTGCCCCCTACCGCGATGCCGGCACGGTCGACACGGTGCGCACCAACCTGACGGGCGCGAAATACACGCTGGCGACCAACAAGGCCGGCAAGGATCTGGGCATCGACAGCTTCGAGAAGATCGCCGAGCACAAGGATGCGCTGGACGGCAAGATCTATGGCATCGAGCCGGGCAATGACGGCAACCGCCTGCTGCTCGACATGGTGGCCGGGGACAAGTTCGGGCTGGGTACCTTCGAGGTGGTCGAATCGAGCGAACAGGGGATGCTGGCGCAGGTCACCCGCGCCGATCAGGCCAGCGAGCCGATCGTCTTCCTCGGTTGGGAACCCCACCCGATGAACGCCGCGCATGAGCTGACCTATCTGGAAGGCGGCGACGAGGTCTTTGGCCCCAACCTGGGCGGCGCCGAGGTGGCAACGAATACCCGCGCCGGCTATGTCGCAGCCTGCCCCAATGTCGGGAAATTCCTGCAAAATCTCGAGTTCACCCTGGCACTGGAAAACGAGGTGATGGGCAAGATCCTGAATGACGGCGCCGACCCGGCCGATGCCGCCAAGGAGTGGCTGACCGCCAATCCCGACGCCGCCACCCCCTGGCTCGACGGCGTGACCACCTTTGACGGCGGCGATGCCAAGGCGGCGCTGACCGAGGCGCTGGCAGGCTGA
- the choW gene encoding choline ABC transporter permease subunit encodes MEQLTNLVTDHKIPVGKGAKAVFDWLNAHAAWLFEAISDGLNALIAGILWLLETPHPFVLIGVFVALTWFLQKNWKTCLLVLLGLLFILNQDYWEETMQSLTLVLSACVVCMAVGVPIGIAVAHRPRLYAWVRPVLDLMQTLPTFVYLIPAIVFFGIGMVPGLIATVIFVLPAPIRLTHLGISSTPMSLIEAATAFGATPRQLLWKVELPSALPQIMAGLNQTIMLSLSMVVIAALVGASGLGVPVVRALNSVNTALGFESGFIIVIVAIMLDRMLRMEDR; translated from the coding sequence ATGGAGCAACTGACCAATCTGGTGACCGATCACAAGATCCCGGTCGGCAAGGGGGCAAAGGCGGTTTTCGACTGGCTGAACGCCCATGCCGCATGGCTGTTTGAGGCCATCTCGGACGGGCTGAACGCGCTGATCGCCGGCATCCTCTGGCTCTTGGAGACGCCGCATCCCTTCGTGCTGATCGGGGTCTTCGTGGCGCTGACGTGGTTCCTGCAGAAGAACTGGAAGACCTGCCTGCTGGTGCTTCTGGGCCTCCTCTTCATCCTCAACCAGGATTACTGGGAAGAGACCATGCAGTCGCTGACGCTGGTGCTGTCGGCCTGCGTGGTCTGCATGGCGGTCGGCGTGCCGATCGGCATCGCGGTTGCGCACCGGCCGAGGCTCTATGCCTGGGTGCGCCCCGTGCTGGACCTGATGCAGACACTGCCGACCTTCGTCTACCTGATCCCGGCCATCGTCTTCTTCGGCATCGGCATGGTGCCGGGCCTGATCGCCACGGTGATCTTTGTCCTGCCCGCGCCGATCCGGCTGACGCATCTGGGCATCTCCTCCACCCCGATGTCGCTGATCGAGGCCGCCACCGCCTTCGGCGCCACGCCCCGGCAACTCTTGTGGAAGGTCGAACTGCCAAGCGCCCTGCCGCAGATCATGGCCGGGCTGAACCAGACCATCATGCTGTCGCTGTCCATGGTCGTTATCGCCGCGCTGGTCGGGGCCTCGGGGCTTGGCGTGCCAGTGGTCCGGGCACTGAACAGCGTGAACACGGCGCTTGGGTTCGAATCCGGCTTCATCATCGTCATCGTGGCGATCATGCTGGACCGGATGCTGCGGATGGAGGATCGGTGA
- the betB gene encoding betaine-aldehyde dehydrogenase: METQPKASLYIDGSFVEGQGAALPVLFPYDGSQIALLHEASVAQVAEACAAASRAQPAWAALAPVERGRVLLRAAAIIRERNEELSMLETLDTGKPLQETLVADWESGAAALEYFGGLAATLTGQMIPLGRDWVYTIREPLGLCAGIGAWNYPSQIACWKSAPALVMGNAMVFKPSEETPLGALKLAEIFTEAGLPAGLFNVVQGRGAVGAALTTDARVAKVSLTGSVATGQRVYAAAAEGLRHVTLELGGKSPLIVFDDADLEAAVGAAIMANFYSSGQVCSNGTRVFVQEGIREAFLARLAERIATVRIGDPRDPETQFGPIINAAQAAKIREAIAAGQAEGARLVAGGPGEGAFVPPTVFADATDAMAIAREEIFGPVLTALSFADEDEVIARANATPYGLAAGVFTRDLARGHRVAARLEAGTCWINAYNLTPVEAPFGGVKLSGLGRENSAAAIEHYSQVKSVYVGMGGVDAPY, encoded by the coding sequence ATTGAGACCCAGCCCAAGGCCAGCCTCTATATCGATGGATCCTTCGTCGAGGGGCAGGGCGCCGCCCTGCCGGTGCTGTTCCCCTATGACGGCAGCCAGATCGCGCTGTTGCACGAGGCGAGCGTTGCGCAGGTGGCCGAGGCCTGCGCCGCCGCCAGCCGCGCCCAGCCCGCATGGGCGGCGCTGGCCCCGGTGGAACGCGGCCGGGTGCTGCTGCGTGCGGCGGCGATCATCCGCGAACGCAACGAAGAACTGTCGATGCTGGAGACGCTGGATACCGGCAAGCCGCTGCAGGAGACGCTGGTGGCGGACTGGGAATCCGGGGCGGCTGCGCTGGAATATTTCGGCGGGCTGGCGGCGACGCTGACCGGCCAGATGATCCCGCTTGGCCGCGACTGGGTCTATACCATCCGCGAGCCGCTTGGCCTTTGCGCCGGGATCGGGGCGTGGAACTATCCCAGCCAGATCGCCTGCTGGAAGTCGGCGCCGGCGCTGGTCATGGGCAATGCCATGGTCTTCAAGCCCTCCGAGGAGACCCCGCTCGGCGCGCTGAAACTGGCCGAGATCTTCACCGAGGCCGGGTTGCCGGCGGGCCTCTTCAACGTGGTGCAGGGGCGCGGCGCGGTAGGCGCGGCGCTGACCACGGATGCGCGGGTGGCCAAGGTCTCGCTGACCGGCTCGGTCGCCACCGGCCAGCGCGTCTATGCCGCCGCCGCCGAGGGGCTGCGCCACGTGACGCTGGAACTGGGTGGCAAGTCGCCGCTGATCGTCTTTGACGATGCCGATCTCGAGGCCGCCGTGGGCGCCGCGATCATGGCGAATTTCTATTCCTCGGGCCAGGTCTGCTCGAACGGCACGCGGGTCTTCGTGCAGGAGGGTATCCGCGAGGCCTTTCTGGCCCGGCTGGCCGAACGTATCGCCACCGTCCGCATCGGCGATCCGCGCGACCCGGAAACGCAGTTCGGCCCGATCATCAATGCCGCGCAGGCCGCCAAGATCCGCGAGGCCATCGCTGCCGGTCAGGCCGAGGGCGCGCGGCTGGTGGCGGGTGGTCCGGGCGAGGGGGCCTTTGTGCCGCCCACGGTCTTTGCCGATGCCACCGACGCGATGGCCATCGCCCGCGAGGAAATCTTTGGCCCGGTGCTGACGGCGCTGTCCTTCGCCGATGAGGATGAGGTGATCGCCCGCGCCAATGCCACGCCCTATGGTCTGGCCGCCGGGGTCTTTACCCGCGATCTGGCCCGCGGCCATCGCGTCGCGGCGCGGCTCGAGGCGGGGACCTGCTGGATCAACGCCTATAACCTCACCCCGGTCGAGGCGCCCTTTGGCGGGGTGAAGCTGTCGGGTCTGGGGCGCGAAAACTCCGCCGCCGCCATCGAGCATTATTCGCAGGTGAAATCGGTCTATGTCGGCATGGGGGGCGTCGATGCGCCCTACTGA
- the choV gene encoding choline ABC transporter ATP-binding protein encodes MAEMGENAVEFDRVCIVFGDKPESALPLMDQGLERGPIKAETGQVLGVHDCSLSVKQGEILVLMGLSGSGKSTLLRAVNALNDVCRGEVRVRTDEGMTSVTGAGKRALRDIRLRQVAMVFQQFGLLPWRTVRENVGLGLELAGLSPAERAEKVDRQLATVGLTDWADRKVGDLSGGMQQRVGLARAFATEAPILLMDEPFSALDPLIRTRLQDELLELQAKTRRTIVFVSHDLDEAFKLGNRIALMEGGRIVQIGTAREIIANPVNGYVADFVAHMNPLGVLTAEDMVEPGEAEGAPLPRDLPVREVMGRLAEHASLPVEGGGRVTRDGVLARLIAPRGSDRI; translated from the coding sequence ATGGCCGAAATGGGCGAGAATGCCGTCGAATTCGACCGGGTCTGCATCGTCTTCGGTGACAAGCCCGAAAGCGCCCTGCCGCTGATGGACCAGGGGCTGGAGCGCGGGCCGATCAAGGCCGAGACCGGGCAGGTGCTGGGCGTGCATGATTGCAGCCTGTCAGTGAAGCAGGGCGAGATCCTGGTGCTGATGGGCCTCTCGGGCTCGGGCAAGTCCACGCTGCTGCGCGCGGTCAATGCGCTGAATGATGTCTGCCGCGGCGAGGTGCGGGTGCGCACCGACGAAGGCATGACCTCGGTGACCGGCGCGGGAAAGCGGGCGCTGCGTGATATCCGCCTGAGGCAGGTGGCGATGGTCTTCCAGCAATTCGGCCTGCTGCCTTGGCGCACGGTGCGCGAGAATGTCGGGCTGGGGCTGGAACTCGCGGGCCTCTCGCCCGCCGAGCGCGCCGAGAAGGTGGACCGGCAGCTGGCCACCGTCGGGTTGACCGATTGGGCCGATCGCAAGGTTGGCGATCTTTCGGGCGGGATGCAGCAGCGCGTTGGCCTTGCCCGCGCCTTTGCCACCGAGGCGCCGATCCTCTTGATGGACGAACCCTTCTCGGCGCTGGATCCACTGATCCGCACCCGGCTGCAGGATGAACTGCTGGAATTGCAGGCCAAGACCCGGCGCACCATCGTCTTCGTCAGCCATGACCTCGACGAGGCCTTCAAGCTGGGCAATCGCATCGCGCTGATGGAGGGCGGGCGCATCGTCCAGATCGGCACCGCGCGCGAGATCATCGCCAACCCGGTCAATGGCTATGTCGCCGATTTCGTCGCCCATATGAACCCGCTTGGCGTGTTGACCGCCGAGGACATGGTCGAACCCGGCGAGGCCGAGGGGGCGCCGCTGCCCCGCGACCTGCCGGTGCGCGAGGTGATGGGACGGCTGGCGGAACACGCATCGCTGCCGGTCGAGGGCGGCGGGCGCGTCACCCGCGACGGCGTGCTGGCCCGGCTGATCGCGCCGCGCGGTTCGGACCGGATCTAG
- a CDS encoding MBL fold metallo-hydrolase, with amino-acid sequence MPQTSAVIAFLAYLLALPAAAQDRRYSHCIAIAEAAPGIEFLQQASWTDPVPERSLRISYVDHSMFLIQSEGGVDIVTDYNGYLGPTTFRPDAVTMNRAHSSHWSENLDGIEHVFRGWSEQFGIGADHHAELGDVLIRNVTTDIRSFGAVEENGNSIFVFELANLCVAHLGHLHQEPSDAQYAALGRVDVLMVPVDGSMTMAQSVMMRVVERLHSSLVIPMHWFNDGRLEAFLAGMSGEFRVERPGISEVTVSLGTLPPQPTILVLEPQGLVE; translated from the coding sequence ATGCCCCAGACATCCGCCGTCATCGCCTTCCTCGCCTACCTTCTGGCCCTGCCCGCCGCCGCGCAGGATCGGCGCTACAGCCATTGCATCGCCATCGCCGAGGCCGCGCCGGGGATCGAGTTCCTGCAACAGGCCAGCTGGACCGACCCGGTGCCCGAGCGCAGCCTGCGCATCAGCTATGTCGATCATTCGATGTTCCTGATCCAGAGCGAGGGCGGCGTGGACATCGTTACCGACTATAACGGCTATCTGGGTCCGACCACATTCCGCCCCGATGCGGTGACGATGAATCGTGCGCATTCAAGTCATTGGTCGGAAAATCTCGACGGAATAGAGCATGTGTTCCGCGGCTGGTCGGAGCAGTTCGGCATCGGTGCGGATCATCATGCCGAGTTGGGAGACGTGCTGATCCGCAATGTCACCACCGATATCCGCAGCTTTGGCGCGGTCGAAGAGAACGGCAATTCCATCTTCGTTTTCGAGCTGGCCAATCTCTGCGTCGCCCATCTGGGCCATCTGCATCAGGAGCCGAGCGACGCCCAGTATGCCGCGCTTGGCCGGGTCGATGTGCTGATGGTGCCGGTTGATGGCAGCATGACCATGGCGCAATCGGTGATGATGCGCGTGGTCGAACGGCTGCACAGCTCGCTGGTCATCCCGATGCACTGGTTCAACGATGGCCGGCTCGAGGCGTTTCTGGCCGGCATGTCGGGCGAGTTCCGGGTCGAGCGGCCGGGGATCAGCGAGGTGACGGTTTCGCTTGGCACGCTGCCGCCGCAGCCGACGATCCTGGTGCTGGAGCCGCAGGGGCTGGTGGAGTGA
- a CDS encoding glutathione S-transferase family protein: MRPTEPITVWGRADSSNVQAVMWGAAELGLPVNRIDAGHRFGKLDTADYRAMNPHGRVPTLKDGDLVMWESCAILRYLASRYGDGGAFWPADPVARARVDMWAEWAKHEGANHFTYPVFWLSFRTPEAERDARQLAANIARWEQSLDMIEAQLTRHDWLTGPDFTLADIIAGHYLYRWFTLDLPRRPRPVVEGWYALLQDRPAYRQHVMISYDALRA, translated from the coding sequence ATGCGCCCTACTGAGCCGATCACCGTCTGGGGCCGCGCCGACAGTTCCAATGTGCAGGCCGTCATGTGGGGCGCGGCCGAGCTGGGCCTGCCGGTCAACCGCATCGATGCCGGCCATCGCTTCGGCAAGCTGGACACGGCCGACTACCGCGCGATGAACCCGCATGGCCGGGTGCCGACGCTGAAGGACGGCGATCTGGTGATGTGGGAAAGCTGCGCCATCCTGCGCTATCTCGCCAGCCGCTATGGCGATGGCGGGGCCTTCTGGCCGGCCGATCCGGTGGCGCGGGCGCGGGTCGACATGTGGGCGGAATGGGCCAAGCACGAGGGCGCCAACCATTTCACCTACCCGGTCTTCTGGCTGTCGTTCCGCACCCCCGAGGCCGAGCGTGACGCCCGGCAACTGGCCGCCAATATCGCCCGGTGGGAACAGTCGCTCGACATGATCGAGGCACAGCTGACCCGGCACGACTGGCTGACCGGGCCTGACTTCACCCTCGCCGACATCATCGCCGGCCACTATCTCTATCGCTGGTTCACGCTGGACCTGCCGCGCCGCCCGCGCCCCGTGGTCGAGGGCTGGTATGCACTGTTGCAGGACCGCCCGGCCTATCGCCAGCATGTGATGATCTCCTACGACGCGTTGAGGGCATGA